A genomic region of Manihot esculenta cultivar AM560-2 chromosome 15, M.esculenta_v8, whole genome shotgun sequence contains the following coding sequences:
- the LOC110601006 gene encoding protochlorophyllide reductase, chloroplastic isoform X1 — protein MALQAASLVSFAFLVPKEGKANASFKDSSLFGVSLSDQLNADCSSAALRSKRESNQRVWAVRAEAMATASPAVNRDTAEGKKTLRKGSVVITGASSGLGLATAKALAETGKWHIIMACRDFLKAERAAKSAGIAKENYTIMHLDLASLDSVRQFVDNFRRSGRPLDVLVCNAAVYLPTAKQPTFTAEGFELSVGTNHLGHFLLSRLLLDDLKKSDYPSKRLIIVGSITGNTNTLAGNVPPKANLGDMRGLAGGLNGINSSSMIDGEEFDGAKAYKDSKVCNMLTMQEFHRRFHEEAGITFASLYPGCIATTGLFREHIPLFRLLFPPFQKYITKGFVSEDEAGKRLAQVVSDPSLTKSGVYWSWNKDSASFQNQLSEEASDADKARKVWEISEKLVGLA, from the exons ATGGCTCTCCAGGCTGCTTCTTTGGTTTCCTTTGCTTTTCTTGTCCCCAAAGAG GGCAAAGCTAATGCATCGTTCAAGGACTCAAGTTTGTTTGGCGTTTCACTCTCAGACCAACTCAATGCTGACTGTAGCTCTGCTGCTTTAAGGTCCAAG AGGGAATCCAACCAAAGAGTTTGGGCTGTGAGAGCAGAGGCAATGGCGACAGCAAGTCCAGCAGTAAACAGGGATACAGCAGAAGGCAAGAAAACCTTGAGAAAGGGCAGTGTTGTGATCACTGGTGCCTCTTCTGGATTGGGTCTAGCCACAGCTAAGGCCTTAGCTGAAACTGGAAAATGGCACATAATTATGGCCTGCAGGGATTTTCTCAAGGCAGAAAGAGCAGCCAAATCTGCTGGCATTGCCAAGGAAAACTACACCATTATGCACTTGGACCTTGCTTCCCTCGACAGTGTCCGTCAATTTGTTGATAACTTCAGGCGATCAGGAAGGCCACTTGATGTTCTGGTTTGCAATGCAGCTGTATACTTGCCAACAGCCAAGCAGCCTACATTTACTGCTGAAGGATTCGAACTCAGTGTTGGAACTAACCATCTTGGTCACTTCCTCCTTTCTCGGTTGCTGCTTGATGATCTGAAAAAATCTGACTACCCATCAAAAAGACTAATAATTGTTGGCTCGATTACTG GGAATACGAATACCTTGGCTGGGAATGTACCTCCCAAGGCCAATCTTGGAGACATGAGGGGACTTGCAGGAGGCTTGAATGGGATAAACAGCTCATCCATGATCGATGGCGAGGAATTTGATGGTGCCAAAGCCTACAAGGACAGCAAAGTCTGCAACATGCTCACTATGCAAGAGTTCCACAGGCGTTTCCATGAAGAAGCTGGCATCACATTTGCTTCCCTTTATCCAGGATGCATTGCCACAACAGGCTTGTTCAGGGAACACATTCCTTTGTTTAGGCTTCTATTCCCTCCATTCCAGAAATACATCACCAAGGGCTTTGTCTCTGAAGATGAAGCCGGAAAAAGGCTTGCTCAG GTTGTGAGCGATCCAAGCTTGACAAAATCAGGTGTGTACTGGAGCTGGAACAAGGACTCTGCTTCATTTCAGAACCAATTGTCTGAAGAAGCTAGTGATGCAGACAAAGCTCGTAAAGTATGGGAGATTAGTGAGAAACTTGTTGGTTTGGCTTAA
- the LOC110601006 gene encoding protochlorophyllide reductase, chloroplastic isoform X2, translating to MATASPAVNRDTAEGKKTLRKGSVVITGASSGLGLATAKALAETGKWHIIMACRDFLKAERAAKSAGIAKENYTIMHLDLASLDSVRQFVDNFRRSGRPLDVLVCNAAVYLPTAKQPTFTAEGFELSVGTNHLGHFLLSRLLLDDLKKSDYPSKRLIIVGSITGNTNTLAGNVPPKANLGDMRGLAGGLNGINSSSMIDGEEFDGAKAYKDSKVCNMLTMQEFHRRFHEEAGITFASLYPGCIATTGLFREHIPLFRLLFPPFQKYITKGFVSEDEAGKRLAQVVSDPSLTKSGVYWSWNKDSASFQNQLSEEASDADKARKVWEISEKLVGLA from the exons ATGGCGACAGCAAGTCCAGCAGTAAACAGGGATACAGCAGAAGGCAAGAAAACCTTGAGAAAGGGCAGTGTTGTGATCACTGGTGCCTCTTCTGGATTGGGTCTAGCCACAGCTAAGGCCTTAGCTGAAACTGGAAAATGGCACATAATTATGGCCTGCAGGGATTTTCTCAAGGCAGAAAGAGCAGCCAAATCTGCTGGCATTGCCAAGGAAAACTACACCATTATGCACTTGGACCTTGCTTCCCTCGACAGTGTCCGTCAATTTGTTGATAACTTCAGGCGATCAGGAAGGCCACTTGATGTTCTGGTTTGCAATGCAGCTGTATACTTGCCAACAGCCAAGCAGCCTACATTTACTGCTGAAGGATTCGAACTCAGTGTTGGAACTAACCATCTTGGTCACTTCCTCCTTTCTCGGTTGCTGCTTGATGATCTGAAAAAATCTGACTACCCATCAAAAAGACTAATAATTGTTGGCTCGATTACTG GGAATACGAATACCTTGGCTGGGAATGTACCTCCCAAGGCCAATCTTGGAGACATGAGGGGACTTGCAGGAGGCTTGAATGGGATAAACAGCTCATCCATGATCGATGGCGAGGAATTTGATGGTGCCAAAGCCTACAAGGACAGCAAAGTCTGCAACATGCTCACTATGCAAGAGTTCCACAGGCGTTTCCATGAAGAAGCTGGCATCACATTTGCTTCCCTTTATCCAGGATGCATTGCCACAACAGGCTTGTTCAGGGAACACATTCCTTTGTTTAGGCTTCTATTCCCTCCATTCCAGAAATACATCACCAAGGGCTTTGTCTCTGAAGATGAAGCCGGAAAAAGGCTTGCTCAG GTTGTGAGCGATCCAAGCTTGACAAAATCAGGTGTGTACTGGAGCTGGAACAAGGACTCTGCTTCATTTCAGAACCAATTGTCTGAAGAAGCTAGTGATGCAGACAAAGCTCGTAAAGTATGGGAGATTAGTGAGAAACTTGTTGGTTTGGCTTAA
- the LOC110602747 gene encoding stem-specific protein TSJT1, with translation MLAIFHKAFANPPDELNSPASRNGNKKPKLPEETLREFLSHYPDNTFSMSFGEAAVLAYVRPDNSFSQHQRLFCGFEEIYCLFLGSLNNLCVLNRQYGLTKGTNEAMFVIEAYRTLRDRGPYPADQVVKDLDGSFAFVIYDSKAGTVFVALGSDGGVKMYWGIAADGSVVISDDIEIIKAGCAKSFAPFPAGFMFHSEGGLMSFEHPMNKVRAMPRVDSEGALCGANFKVDVYTRINSIPRRGSEANWTQWDSHN, from the exons atgttgGCCATATTCCACAAAGCTTTTGCTAATCCACCAGATGAGCTCAACAGTCCTGCATCTCGAAATGGTAATAAGAAGCCCAAGCTTCCAGAAGAGACTCTGAGAGAGTTCCTCTCTCATTATCCAGACAACACTTTCTCCATGAGCTTTGGTGAAGCTGCCGTCCTTGCCTATGTTCGCCCTGACAACTCTTTCTCACAGCATCAAAG GTTGTTTTGTGGGTTTGAGGAGATATACTGCCTGTTCTTGGGGAGCTTGAACAACTTGTGTGTACTGAATAGGCAATATGGTTTGACAAAGGGGACTAACGAGGCCATGTTTGTTATCGAAGCTTATCGGACTCTTCGTGATCGGGGTCCATACCCTGCTGATCAAGTTGTCAAGGATCTTGATGGAAGCTTTGCTTTTGTTATCTATGATAGCAAAGCTGGTACCGTCTTTGTTGCGCTG GGCTCTGATGGTGGGGTGAAGATGTACTGGGGTATCGCAGCTGATGGTTCTGTAGTAATATCTGATGACATAGAAATCATAAAAGCAGGCTGTGCCAAATCATTTGCTCCCTTCCCAGCAG GATTTATGTTCCACAGTGAAGGAGGATTGATGAGCTTTGAGCATCCAATGAACAAGGTAAGAGCAATGCCAAGGGTTGATAGCGAAGGAGCGCTGTGCGGTGCAAACTTCAAGGTAGATGTATACACAAGGATCAACAGCATACCACGCAGAGGAAGTGAAGCTAATTGGACCCAATGGGACTCCCACAACTGA